Sequence from the Argentina anserina chromosome 7, drPotAnse1.1, whole genome shotgun sequence genome:
GCCTCCGGTTTGACAGCAAGTTGATGAACTGCTACCTTTGGATCCAGACCGGGCATTTCATTGTACGTCCAAGCAAAGACATCTTTGTACTTGAGCAACAGATCgagatattctttttcttcttcggaaCTTAAAGACGCACTCACAAAAATAAGTCTTGGATCTCCCTATGTTCCCAAGTTAATCTCCTTAAGTTCGTCCATAGTGGCTTGCcccccctccccccccccccccccccccccgtcttcaagttctgAAGGAGCTTTGTCTATTTCAAtatcaaaatcttcatgatcgtcttcTTCTACGGCATCTGCTTCTGCCACCGTGATATAATAAGAGGTTTGGACAATGTCATCCTCACCGCCATTACCGAGGTTGTTATCTCCTTTTTCAccagtgaatatgatggtatgttgcttcactttgagttgatccgtGGAATCCACTTCCAGCAGACAATGCCTCTTCATGTGTGACGGGATAAGACTTCGGATTTCTTTGCTCTCCGCTCAACTACAAGTCGTTTTCCTCTTGCATATTTGTCATTCCTTAGGTGCTTGGATCCTTTCCAATGCAGGCTTTCACAGAATGAGGTTTgactttttcttatctttgtctgaacttgacatccttttGAATACGGAAGGCCGAATGGTTGTACTACCAATGCgattgaagactgaacctCTACTTGCTGTCATGTTCAAACGATCAAAAACCGATAGCCTTGTGATTGATACTTCAATACGTTCAGATGTTGCTATTCGGGAACCTAGATGAATGCGATCGAACGACGAAATGCGAAGGGTTGACTGAATCTcttgactcttctcttcaactacctcaacactgatatgttgcacattgGCTCACTCTgcccttcttcttcctgaaaTTCTTATTGGTATACTCGAAGTGAAACCGAGACCAGCCTTAGAAGAATCAATTGTTGCCCCTTtctctcttaacttcttttgtggTTCATCAAGCTCATGCGCCATCTTTGCTGCAGTTTGGTCGTCCTTTTTTCATGATGAACCAAAGTTGTATCCAGCCTTTTCTAACAGCTTGTATGTGTTAGGATCGAACCCTTCACAtgttcttttcttgggcaGCAATCCATGTTCTGTCTTACtttgaattggtttgacaaaCCCCTTTAGTGGCTGCGTTGTAGTATATTGACTCCTCCCTCAACAATTTCACGTCATcctcttctaattttcgtgGGCACTCTTGTGACTTTATCCCCACAAATTGAGACTCCCCCTCCCttcgtctagacttcggaACGTAGTGAAGTACCGGAAAGGCATGACCGGCTTTTCCTTCCGCAGACGATGTTTTCGCTTCGGGTGGGACTTTTGCGACACTTCACCCGTAGAAAGTACTCTGACCGGAAGGATTTCTTTCATTCACTCCTCATTtatgtagaatttagaatccgcgaagtatgattcagcttctgtgaatggtttggtatctcctaccacgattttcacacctccgcgatagaacttgaagcattggtgTAAAGTGTTTAGATCACTTTCATCCGCATCTCTTTCTTCACTAAGTGGATGGCATGATGCTATTTTCAtgtacccatggtcgtcccaacAATAAGTTGTACGAGGTCTTCGCATCGATGACATGGAACAAGGTGTTTAATTTTAGCTCTCTTatgtccatgtctagtctgatcatctctatcgctctttgtcctcctcggttgaaaccttggatcatgagacgactccttgataactcatcaacgttgatgccgagttgagacatggttgacttggACATGATATTTACTACGGACCCTCCGtctatgagcatgcgattcaacTTCTGTTCTCGCATGTACCCTGTCACAAAAATAGGCTgattatgtggcttagagcccaattggaggtcatcatctgtgaagtgaatggtatcacaatattcatcacacgcgccacattccttcatgcttgtggagtgttttcctacatcaatgagcaactccacaagtgcgcatgtcgttgattttggcaattacatcaagtcagagaggctaagttggaaatgtagactctccaattgtttcaacacctcatttttctttaacacttgacttggacctatttctcttgcttcagacttttcatcttctttggatctgacttcacaacttgtggccattgaagCGACCTCCAGTTGTTTTGTAGGCAAGTGTTCTATTGACAAGTTCCGGCGAAGAGGCTTCCACAAATATGGAACGACTTTCGTCTCAAAACGTCCTCGTCCACTCTCCTCTCGTCAtggaggtgatttcttatgaCTTGGTTAGGCAATCAGTGACTTTGACATCATACATTTGCGAGTTCTTCTCCGGGTGACCAAtatccatccttcatcatcaGCATTAGAGGCAACTTGAAGGATAGGCATGGAAGTaggacattctttaacttctttggttttcttATGTTCGCGCGTCTCCTCTGTGAAACAGAACAGTGCTTTCATCGGGTGAAAAGGGAGTGGAACTGGCTCGAACTATCTGAATGTTACGgtagtgcaattgacttcagcaacatcgtcaacgtccagctcaatcttcccttgcttggcaaggttcattatcaaatccttgagaacaaaacacttctctatagggtgactaacgaggcgatgatatttgcaatacttcggatcgttgatacgatgcatttcttctggacgcttgcactccggaagatctattatcttgttttcgagcaCATCGTCTAACATGCCCGCCACATCAAAGTCTGGGAACGAgtacgtctttcgctccatctcTTTCAATGTgcgtttactcctatcgtaggttcgaggaggttccaccttattgaactccCTCTTATTCCGCATAGAGATCTAACCGGTGtagtattgatgaccattgattctttggaaggcttcttcacaaccttATCAAATCTGTTTCCGAAGACTTTGTCTTTTCGTTGGTCAACTAGGGACtcattctttcccttatgacttgctaagcttagctccatgtcgtgggctcgagtagcTAACTCTTCAAAAGAACGAGGtttgattccttgcaagatgtatagaaaatcaaaattcatgccttggatgcacatttcaatgGCTGACACCTCTGATAGTCGGTtcttgcaatcaaggctaagtaagtgccatctattgatgtagtcGACCACGGGTTCATCCTTCCGTTGCTTCGTGctagttagctccatcatgctcaccgtctgccttgtactatagaatcgattaaggaactcACGCTCCATCTGGtcccaactgtcaacatactccggcTCTAGGTTTGTATACCACTCAAAGGCGTTTTCCTTTAACGAgcgaacaaactgcttgacaaggtgattGTCTTTTGTCCCGGcgttactgcaagtctccacaaAGTGGGCGACGTGTTGCTTCGGgttccctttaccttcaaattgttggaactttggtggctgataccccGGCGGCAACCTTAAGTTGTTGATCCTCttagtgtaaggtttggagtaagtgagggagtcacgagaaggacctccatattgagcccggattgagttggtgatgatgtcctgcaattgctggagtgacaaggaaccaagcgagtcATCATTGTTCTTGGACGCTTTTccattttcatttactttacTCCTGCCATGCGACgctttggtggagttctcatcatcgtgatcttccaacttgctatagacttcaacgatttgcacgtccttTTTATCAACCAttcgggtgagcttttcaaccatctccatcATGActggctcggcctcaccgcttaacctcgcggttgtggacttggacTTCGTCGATGGAACGGCTTGattgttcttggaagccatcgcacaaacgaatttgaagatttcttcagagaaggagatgagaggtCAAAAATGTCCCATTGGGCatgccaatttgtagaacgagaatctgaaaacaaatgaaaatacagacacgtgtacaaataaaatgtaatttattgataatcaagcgcgaggttacaatctttgtgaacttctttaattctatctccgtatgtaacttggctcaaggggacatgcacttgatcttgagaatttgagtttggatttgtatttgtatttgatgaagaacgagcgattttgtagtttgatgattcttcgtggacttcggagacttcgggatttctcgagagtgatcttgctcaagtgattttctctctcttctcaagtccctttctcttcatgttggaaggggtatttatagtgtcaaagcttcaattttgtagaatattttaatgacactaaaataataatatttttttaattgtataattaaatcaatatgtattttctgattaatttaaattagttattctcataactaaattaagcagaaaataattgatttaatcataaccgttaaggaatttattaatttaatcaaatgtctgattaccatttcgaatcgtcaacgacattcaatttccgatttaagtcggaatcttgtatctttgattacgatcatccatttatgtgctgacacgagttttgtTCAGATCcacactaactttgttgactttttggccacgtgtgtaattttatcgggttcttggtcgatttaatcatttaatgaagatgatttacttcattaaattttatgTGTCTACAGTGtcttcttattttttcccctcaaaatattttttttcttgctaCATCTAGTTTGTGCTATATACCCCAAGATCATAATGGACGGTGTGCATTATTAGGTAATAAGTTAGTACGATCGAACAAGTCCATGAAATCGGCTCATGATCCTCTCAACTGTTAGACAAGGAGAACCCAAAGCTTTTTGGTTACTTTGACCTAGCTAGTTTTGAGAAAGGACTTGGAGAAATTAAGAGAAAATGTATGAGCCTGACTCGGTCTTCAGTTCTTGCAACGAGTGGTGAACGTTGATCCTAGAGCGAATTAAGGCTTAATTAGCTTAAGTAAGCAAAAGTAACGATTACGGTTCCAGGTCCATGCAAATTGTCAGGTCAAGACAACAAGACAAAAATGAGTTTCCAATTTCCATAATTGTATTTGGACTGGGGAAACTTGAGCTCGTCACATCTTGACCGGGACAATGACACTTGAGGTCTTCATTCGCCTGGATGGTGATTGATCACTTCGGAATTTAGACTTTTCTGACATAGCTAATTCACGTCCTATAATTAAGATTCTGGTTGGTGCTTGCTAGGTTTTATACTTAGTGATATCAAAAATGGACCTTGTCCTCATAAAATCAGGCCTAGTTTTAAAGGTGCTGTTATGTTTGTGTTTCTTGCTTTCAGCTTCTTCCCTAGCCAGTGCCACTAACACCACAAGGTTGAGAGGGAAAGAGACGGACCGAGTTGCACTTCTAGCCATCAAGGCTCAAATGAAGCACACCGATAGCTCGGTCCTGAGCTCCTGGAATGAATCCAGTCATGACTTCTGTCAGTGGGATGGAGTTGGTTGCGGTCGCCGGCATCAAAGGGTGACAGTGTTAGACCTACATTCGCAGCAGTTAGCAGGATCCTTATCCCCCCACGTAGGTAATCTAAGCTTCCTCAAGCTGCTATATTTACAAAACAATAGCTTCACAGGTGAAATCCCACCACATATTGGTCACTTGAGGAGGTTGCAGATTTTAAGACTAGGAAATAATTCCTTCAGTGGCGAAATCCCTGCCAATATATCCAGTTGCTATAACCTCATAAAACTAGATTTCGGGTTCAACAATCTGGTTGGGAAGATTCCTAGCACATTGGGGTCCTTGTCCAAGCTCAGCATATTTGGGTTTTACTATAATAGCCTATCAGGAACGATCCCACCTTCATTTGGCAACCTTTCATCCTTAGTTGGGCTTTTTGCAATTGACAATTTCTTGGAGGGAGGTATTCCTAGTTCCATAGGGAAACTTAGAAGCTTAAAAGACTTTGTTGTGGGGGAGAATACGTTGTCTGGTGCTGTTCCTTCTTTCATCTTCAACATCTCATCTCTCACCACATTGGACTTGATGGGAAACAAATTCCATGGCAGGCTTCCCTCAGATATGGGAAACACTGTTCCTAATCTCGAAATCATAGATGCTTCTTTAAACGAGTTGATCACAGGAGCCATTCCCATGTCCATATACAATGCCTCAAATCTTAGACAATTTATTGTTTATGGAAACGGATTAACTGGACAAGTACCTGCTTTGCATAAGCTATATGGCCTCTGGGAGTTTGTCATTGGCAATAATTATCTCGGAAGTGGGAAAGCAGGTGACTTGAGATTTCTGTCGGATTTGACCAACTCCACACAATTGGGAACTCTTGATATATCCGGCAATAATTTTGGAGGGATGCTGCCCACAACTCTATGGAACTTCTCAAAAAGTCTGGTTCAATTTTCTGTCATGGGCAATCAGATACATGGAAACATCCCAAATGGGATAGGAAATCTTGTCAACATGGAGAATCTGGAAATGAGCTACAATGAATTCAACGGAAGCATTCCTGGCGATATTGGGAAGCTTCGGAGTTTAGGGAGATTGGCTCTTAACAACAACAAACTATCAGGTGATATCCCTTCCTCCCTTGGGAACTTAACAGAGTTACTCAAACTTTACTTGCAAGAAAATGAACTTCAAGGTATCATACCTCCAAGTTTGGGCAAATGCCAGAAGCTGCTTCAGTTGCAACTTTCTCAAAACAATCTCAGTGGTTTATTAACTCCACAAATTTGGAGTCTCTCATCATTAGCAGTGGGTTTGAACTTGTCTCAAAACCACTTGACTGGTTCTCTGCCCATGGAAATCGGAAATCTGAAGGGTCTGAGTTCTTTGGACCTTTCTGATAACATGTTATCCGGGGAAATTCCAACTAGTATTGGCAAGTGTCAAAGTTTGGAAGTCCTCAACTTGCAAGGCAACTCCTTCCAAGGCTCAATTACTTCGTCTTTAGAACCACTGAGAGGGCTTCAATTCTTGGATCTCTCTCGAAACAACCTTTCAGGCAAGATTCCACAATACTTGGAGGGGTTTAAATTGCTAAACTTGAACCTCTCCTTTAATGACTTCCAGGGTGAGCTGCCAGTTGGAGGGGTCTTCAAAAATGCCACTGCAATTTCCCTTGTTGGAAACCAAAAGCTCTGTGGCGGTGTTGCTCAACTCCAGCTACCCAAATGCACCTACACTTCGAAAGATTCTAAGAAAAGGAGGTTCAAGCTGGTAATCTTTTTAGTCCCTGGACTTGTGGTGGTAATCTTGGTGGTGCTCTGTTATCTATATTTTCTTCCATTAAGAAAGAAGCTAAGGAAAGAGCCTGCATCAAGCAGTTTGGATAAACTGTTGCAAGTGTCATATAGTGCTCTTCTAAAAGCTACTGATGGATTCTCTTCTACTAATCTGGTTGGTGCTGGTAGTTTTGGGATGGTCTACAAAGGTGTCCTGGAAGATGTTGGAACTCTAGTTGCTGTCAAAGTATTTAACCTCTTACGCCAGGGTGCTTCTAATAGCTTCATAGCCGAGTGTGAGGCATTGAGGAATATCAGACATCGAAACCTTGTCAAGATTATAACGGCTTGCTCAAGTACTGATTTTCTCGGTAATGATTTCAAGGCTTTGGTTTATGAGTTCATGGAGAATGGGAGCTTAGAAGAGTGGCTGCATCAAACAACTGGAACTGAACAAGTGACAGAAGCACCCAAAACTCTGAACTTTCTTCAGAGGCTAGACATGGCAATTGATGTTGCTTGTGCACTGGATTATCTTCATAATCATTGTGAAACACCAATAGTCCATTGTGATCTCAAGCCAAGCAATGTCCTTTTAGATAAGAATTTCACTGGACGTGTTTCTGATTTCGGACTAGCAAGGTTCCTCACGGTGCCTACAGATAACGTTTCTGCAAACCAAACAGAGTCCCTCGGACTAAGAGGGTCCATTGGCTATGCTGCACCAGGTGATCACCATTTTTTCTGTTTCCACTGTTTTCTTTGCTCTCTTAACCTTTCTTCTATTCACTGGCAGTTCACATCTAATACTGGCGTTTCACATCTAACATTAGCACTTACACACGTAACAGAAAgtagaaatgaaaaagaatgaactttACTATTTGCATTTTAGTGACACTGATTTTTGGATATTAGAGTATGGAATGGGAAGTGAAGTATCAACATACGGGGATGTGTATAGCTTCGGCATCCTCTTGCTAGAGATGTTCACGGCAAAGAGACCGACTGATGACATGTTTAAGGACGGATTGAACCTTCATAGTATGTGTAAGATGGCTCACTCTGAGGGGGTTTCAAATATTGCAGATCCAATACTTCTTCAAGAGATTGCTGCTACAGGCATCAACGAAACTCCCAATCAGCAGAACATGAGAGCTGGAAAACTTGAAGAGTACTTGCCTCTCATCTTTGAAATCGGAATTGCTTGTTCTGCTGAGTCACCAAGGGACCGGATGAGTGTTAGTGATGCTGCATCCAAATTGCGTTCCATCAGCAACACTGCTATTGCTTAAGAACTACTTTATACTTGTGCTACTTTAGTACTTTACAGTTTACACTTGTGCTACTGTATTGTATAAACATTAGTATTGTGGCTCCTGCTATCGCTGTTTTATGTGAACAATATAACTACGTTTTCACTTTTGGTAAACTGCAGTGATGGTCACTACATTTATTCACCACCCAATCTGCACGCATAATGTCACAATTACAAAGCAGTACTAAACCTAATTTATCTTCATTTTGGATGTACTATAAAGCCATCTGTGGATCAGAGGTTAGTCTTTCACACAGCTCTATGTACAACCATACACTATCCAGACCttaaaaattttaaatgaACATAACCTGTTCTACCAGACTCCATCCATTCAGTGGAAACAGAAACAGAgtcaaatgaaaagaaaaagaaattgcaGACGAATCATCTGCATATGTTCATACTTTCGCAGTTTGTACCACCAAATAAGGTAGAAGTTATATAACACACCATATGTCTATCTAGAACAAAAATTCAGTTCTCCATCACGTAAGACTAATTAAACAGTACAGTCCTGGAACTATAGTATAAGAAATGGAAGAAAAATAGGACTTCAGAAGTTAGTATATTGATTGTAAATATCAGATCATCCTGCACTAGAGCAATTGTGCTACCAAGTAAATAGCCCAGGTCTATGCCTAAGCAAGCATCATCACTTGGCGTATACATAGCTCCCGATTTTGCAACTGATGGATATAAATAGAACCCAGAAGAACATGAACAAAAACCAGCCCCTCATCACCACAGATCCCGTCTTGCCTGAGACTGAGCCGCCCATCAGTAACAGGTTGGAAGAAGTGACATCACTTGGCGGCAGCTGAACAGAAAACACGAGGTTGACCACCCCGTCCTTACCAATAGACCACTCGACCCTGTTGTCCGATGAAGTTATGTCTCTTATTCTGATC
This genomic interval carries:
- the LOC126803288 gene encoding putative receptor-like protein kinase At3g47110, with product MDLVLIKSGLVLKVLLCLCFLLSASSLASATNTTRLRGKETDRVALLAIKAQMKHTDSSVLSSWNESSHDFCQWDGVGCGRRHQRVTVLDLHSQQLAGSLSPHVGNLSFLKLLYLQNNSFTGEIPPHIGHLRRLQILRLGNNSFSGEIPANISSCYNLIKLDFGFNNLVGKIPSTLGSLSKLSIFGFYYNSLSGTIPPSFGNLSSLVGLFAIDNFLEGGIPSSIGKLRSLKDFVVGENTLSGAVPSFIFNISSLTTLDLMGNKFHGRLPSDMGNTVPNLEIIDASLNELITGAIPMSIYNASNLRQFIVYGNGLTGQVPALHKLYGLWEFVIGNNYLGSGKAGDLRFLSDLTNSTQLGTLDISGNNFGGMLPTTLWNFSKSLVQFSVMGNQIHGNIPNGIGNLVNMENLEMSYNEFNGSIPGDIGKLRSLGRLALNNNKLSGDIPSSLGNLTELLKLYLQENELQGIIPPSLGKCQKLLQLQLSQNNLSGLLTPQIWSLSSLAVGLNLSQNHLTGSLPMEIGNLKGLSSLDLSDNMLSGEIPTSIGKCQSLEVLNLQGNSFQGSITSSLEPLRGLQFLDLSRNNLSGKIPQYLEGFKLLNLNLSFNDFQGELPVGGVFKNATAISLVGNQKLCGGVAQLQLPKCTYTSKDSKKRRFKLVIFLVPGLVVVILVVLCYLYFLPLRKKLRKEPASSSLDKLLQVSYSALLKATDGFSSTNLVGAGSFGMVYKGVLEDVGTLVAVKVFNLLRQGASNSFIAECEALRNIRHRNLVKIITACSSTDFLGNDFKALVYEFMENGSLEEWLHQTTGTEQVTEAPKTLNFLQRLDMAIDVACALDYLHNHCETPIVHCDLKPSNVLLDKNFTGRVSDFGLARFLTVPTDNVSANQTESLGLRGSIGYAAPEYGMGSEVSTYGDVYSFGILLLEMFTAKRPTDDMFKDGLNLHSMCKMAHSEGVSNIADPILLQEIAATGINETPNQQNMRAGKLEEYLPLIFEIGIACSAESPRDRMSVSDAASKLRSISNTAIA